A window from Verrucomicrobiia bacterium encodes these proteins:
- a CDS encoding PIF1 family DEAD/DEAH box helicase, translating to MDQVLALEIMLAGNSVLLTGPAGSGKTYVLNRFIKEAKNDGKHVAVTATTGLAATHLNGSTVHSWSGIGVLDDLPPRFMDHMPKGRRETIQKTDVLIIDEVSMLHDYRLDMIDAIARKVRNKDEPFGGIQVILCGDFFQLPPVNRRDGKQGSFVTQSQAWTDLNPVVCYLTEQHRQDDDTFLEILHAMRANDLRRRHAEQLLGRVDAQLAEDIEVTELHTVNVDVDTINEGRLGSLEGEEHVFEMHTTGSANYVDTLKRSCLAVEQLVLKEGALVMCIRNSPEKRYVNGSLGMVVGFEEIGGFPVVQLHSGKEVTMTTETWELRDGDKKRASLTQIPLRLAWAITVHKSQGMTLDAARVDLRKAFVEGMGYVALSRVRRLDDLSLMGINRMALQVSPLARDIEATLRNRATEAAQQFEHLRENAAKRAKNPKPKKAPKGEWGERLAKMREEYPNAYTPWVQEDDDKLQKLYDDGKGVKELTELFGRHPGSIRARLKKHYGDDIKFRK from the coding sequence ATGGATCAAGTTTTGGCGCTCGAGATTATGTTGGCTGGCAACAGTGTACTGTTGACCGGTCCTGCTGGTTCGGGCAAAACATATGTGCTGAATCGCTTTATAAAAGAGGCCAAAAACGACGGCAAGCACGTAGCCGTTACGGCAACGACGGGGCTGGCCGCAACACACCTGAACGGATCGACTGTCCACTCCTGGAGCGGAATAGGTGTGTTGGATGACCTACCACCTCGCTTTATGGACCACATGCCAAAAGGTCGCCGAGAGACTATCCAAAAAACAGACGTTTTAATTATCGATGAAGTGTCTATGCTGCACGACTATCGGCTGGACATGATTGACGCCATTGCGCGCAAGGTGCGTAACAAAGACGAGCCATTTGGCGGTATCCAGGTTATTCTGTGTGGTGATTTTTTTCAGTTGCCACCCGTTAACAGGCGTGACGGAAAGCAGGGCAGCTTTGTCACGCAGTCACAGGCGTGGACCGACCTAAACCCGGTTGTGTGCTATTTGACCGAGCAGCATCGTCAGGACGACGATACATTTCTGGAAATTTTACATGCCATGCGGGCCAATGATCTGCGTCGCAGACATGCCGAACAGCTGCTGGGGCGGGTTGATGCGCAGCTGGCCGAGGACATAGAGGTTACCGAGCTCCACACCGTAAATGTCGACGTCGACACTATAAACGAAGGACGTCTGGGGTCTCTGGAGGGCGAGGAACATGTTTTCGAAATGCACACCACGGGTAGTGCAAACTATGTTGATACACTGAAACGATCTTGCTTGGCCGTAGAGCAGCTGGTTCTAAAGGAAGGCGCGTTGGTTATGTGTATTCGCAACAGCCCCGAAAAACGTTACGTGAACGGGTCGCTCGGTATGGTGGTTGGGTTCGAGGAAATTGGTGGTTTTCCAGTTGTACAGCTGCATAGCGGCAAAGAAGTGACCATGACAACAGAGACCTGGGAGCTACGTGACGGTGACAAAAAGCGTGCTTCTTTGACACAAATTCCGCTGCGTCTAGCCTGGGCTATTACCGTTCATAAAAGCCAGGGCATGACACTAGACGCTGCCCGGGTTGACCTGCGCAAGGCCTTTGTAGAGGGCATGGGGTATGTTGCCTTGTCTCGTGTACGTCGTCTAGACGACCTTAGTCTTATGGGGATTAATCGCATGGCGCTGCAAGTCAGCCCACTGGCGAGAGATATTGAAGCTACTTTGCGGAATCGGGCTACCGAAGCGGCTCAGCAGTTTGAGCACTTGCGTGAAAATGCTGCCAAGCGGGCCAAGAACCCAAAACCCAAGAAAGCTCCAAAGGGTGAGTGGGGAGAACGCCTAGCAAAAATGCGCGAAGAGTATCCAAATGCCTATACACCCTGGGTACAAGAAGACGATGATAAGCTGCAGAAACTCTACGATGATGGCAAGGGTGTCAAAGAGCTGACGGAGTTGTTCGGCCGACACCCAGGGTCTATTCGCGCTCGACTAAAAAAACACTACGGCGACGATATAAAGTTCCGCAAATAG
- a CDS encoding flavodoxin family protein yields MTEKTLDFSGTKALFFNCTLKKSPEKSHTELLIDASRKIMEKHGVKTELIRPIDHNIATGVYPDMREHGWKADEWTDISPKVMAADIVVVAGPIWLGDNSSVTKRIIERLYAHSGELNEKGQYRFYGKVGGAIITGNEDGIKHCAMNILYSLQHIGFTVPPNADAGWIGEAGPGPSYGDKLEDGTRAGLDNDFTNRNTTFMTWNLLHMSKLLKDAGGVPGYGNQRKKWDAGTRFDFENPEYR; encoded by the coding sequence ATGACAGAAAAGACTCTAGACTTCTCGGGTACAAAAGCACTGTTCTTTAATTGCACACTCAAAAAATCACCAGAAAAAAGCCACACCGAATTGCTTATAGACGCTAGCCGCAAGATCATGGAAAAACATGGCGTTAAGACCGAACTGATTCGGCCCATAGACCACAACATTGCTACCGGTGTGTATCCTGACATGCGCGAGCATGGCTGGAAAGCAGACGAGTGGACTGATATATCCCCCAAGGTCATGGCTGCAGACATTGTCGTGGTGGCTGGACCGATCTGGCTTGGTGACAACAGTTCGGTTACCAAGAGAATCATCGAGCGGCTGTACGCCCACTCGGGCGAGCTGAACGAGAAGGGTCAGTACAGGTTTTATGGCAAGGTAGGCGGCGCCATTATCACGGGTAATGAAGACGGCATAAAGCACTGTGCCATGAATATCCTCTATAGTTTGCAGCACATTGGCTTTACTGTTCCGCCCAATGCCGATGCTGGCTGGATAGGCGAAGCCGGGCCGGGACCTAGCTATGGCGACAAGCTAGAGGATGGAACTAGGGCTGGGTTAGACAACGATTTCACTAACCGCAACACCACTTTTATGACCTGGAATCTTTTGCATATGAGCAAGCTACTCAAAGACGCCGGCGGAGTACCAGGCTATGGCAACCAAAGGAAAAAGTGGGACGCTGGTACTCGCTTCGATTTCGAGAATCCGGAATACAGATGA
- a CDS encoding NYN domain-containing protein — MGKETQPKQVFAFIDSQNLNISVQKLGWKMDWRKFRVYLTEKYGVTKALMFIGYVPEFEDMYVQLHESGYAIVLKPTFDMTRPRPEMSDKTDSKGRPDKEEDKKTKGNIDADLVLWAMKELPHYNKAIIVSGDGDFYSLVEYLEQEGKLLKLLAPSGHYSNLYNTFDAYVDRLDQSRKELAYHDRKKHRPAPRPKS; from the coding sequence ATGGGAAAAGAGACTCAGCCAAAGCAAGTATTTGCTTTTATAGATAGCCAAAACCTAAATATCAGTGTGCAAAAACTGGGTTGGAAGATGGACTGGCGTAAGTTTCGTGTGTACTTGACAGAGAAGTACGGCGTGACGAAGGCGCTGATGTTCATCGGGTATGTTCCGGAGTTCGAGGATATGTACGTGCAGCTGCACGAGTCAGGCTATGCCATTGTGCTGAAGCCTACATTTGATATGACTCGTCCGCGCCCAGAGATGTCCGACAAAACAGATTCTAAGGGCAGGCCCGACAAAGAAGAGGATAAGAAAACAAAAGGCAACATAGATGCCGACCTAGTACTGTGGGCTATGAAAGAGCTGCCACATTACAACAAGGCTATTATTGTTTCTGGCGACGGTGACTTTTATAGTCTGGTTGAATACCTCGAGCAGGAAGGTAAATTGCTGAAGCTGCTCGCACCAAGTGGGCACTATTCTAACCTGTACAACACCTTCGACGCCTACGTAGACCGGCTGGATCAGTCCCGCAAAGAACTGGCATACCACGACCGCAAAAAGCATCGGCCCGCTCCTCGACCAAAGTCATGA
- a CDS encoding DUF1801 domain-containing protein, with amino-acid sequence MCKKVRDLVHQADPEVQEEIKRRIYPYFTLQGNIIALMGTKDHVNVFIYDPIAPDPQGIINAGQGNKTGRGIQIYQGDPINEPALLNLLKAVIANNRAGGWRKLSHNMYGK; translated from the coding sequence ATCTGTAAAAAGGTCCGCGACCTGGTACACCAAGCCGACCCAGAGGTGCAGGAAGAGATCAAACGGCGCATTTACCCGTACTTTACGCTCCAGGGCAACATCATTGCCCTCATGGGCACCAAAGACCACGTAAACGTCTTTATTTACGACCCTATCGCACCGGATCCACAGGGCATCATAAACGCCGGTCAGGGCAACAAAACCGGTCGAGGCATCCAGATCTACCAGGGCGACCCCATCAACGAGCCTGCCCTCCTAAACCTCCTCAAAGCCGTAATAGCCAACAACCGAGCCGGCGGCTGGCGCAAACTAAGTCATAATATGTATGGGAAGTAG
- a CDS encoding Kiwa anti-phage protein KwaB-like domain-containing protein, whose translation MEEPTTEETAAPAAESYEQSDVFLWANNLVPIKEELVIELFLFNKNYVVYRAAVSKDLRKSLEPLLVDNLLEFVLEGAESGLTVREFEEGEAEGNVLQRTKLRNVENARMALNWLKTQEHEIETFVEEEHDFKRIKGLVARCTHASLPKPFYIIKALSSNMVMKGSTAWLMRGGRFVPFDADGSLQIPKDNQLLVVDQDMYVFNQAKLESLFGYNAKKYGIALDKIKLIGEHFKLSFAESSFEEMIKGKKALVNKLQKIDPLAMKQEDLLNHAEEIEIPLMTDDTGAIILMDGKDLNTFVNLLNDDYMESPVTGLRYEIKTKRPLKPPDDEDLLKQVM comes from the coding sequence GTGGAAGAACCTACCACCGAAGAAACGGCTGCACCAGCGGCCGAGAGCTACGAGCAATCTGACGTTTTCCTCTGGGCCAACAATCTCGTGCCCATAAAGGAAGAGCTGGTGATTGAGCTGTTTCTATTCAACAAGAACTATGTCGTGTACAGGGCGGCGGTCAGCAAAGACCTGCGTAAATCGCTAGAACCACTGCTGGTAGACAACCTGCTAGAGTTTGTGCTGGAGGGGGCTGAGTCTGGCCTGACAGTTCGGGAGTTCGAAGAGGGAGAGGCCGAAGGCAACGTTCTGCAACGAACCAAGCTCCGCAATGTTGAAAACGCTCGCATGGCGCTGAACTGGCTGAAAACCCAAGAACACGAAATAGAAACATTCGTAGAGGAAGAACACGACTTTAAGCGTATCAAGGGTTTAGTGGCCCGCTGTACTCACGCGTCTTTACCCAAGCCGTTTTATATCATCAAAGCCTTGTCTTCGAATATGGTCATGAAAGGGAGCACCGCCTGGCTGATGCGTGGCGGCAGGTTTGTGCCGTTTGATGCCGATGGATCATTGCAGATTCCCAAGGACAACCAACTGCTGGTGGTAGACCAAGATATGTACGTATTTAATCAGGCCAAGCTAGAGTCTTTGTTTGGCTACAATGCCAAGAAGTACGGCATTGCCCTGGACAAGATCAAGCTGATCGGTGAGCACTTCAAACTGAGTTTTGCCGAATCTTCGTTCGAGGAAATGATAAAAGGCAAAAAAGCTCTGGTAAACAAGCTGCAAAAGATTGACCCCCTGGCCATGAAACAGGAAGATTTACTGAACCATGCAGAAGAGATAGAAATTCCACTCATGACCGACGATACAGGGGCAATAATACTTATGGACGGTAAAGATTTGAATACATTTGTTAACCTCCTGAACGATGACTACATGGAATCACCCGTTACGGGGCTACGCTACGAGATCAAGACTAAGCGACCGCTAAAGCCACCCGATGACGAAGACTTACTAAAGCAAGTCATGTAG
- a CDS encoding aldo/keto reductase, which yields MKKTLRLNAGNAIPTLGFGTWQLADGSETLRAVRVALDTGYRLIDTAKIYGNEASVGRAIHESPVAREDIFVTTKLWNSDQGYESALKAFAGSLEKLGLEYIDLYLVHWPGDDLQRRGESWQALTDIHGTGKARAIGVSNYDVSQLKEVLKTSIPPAVNQIELHPFNYAQQKPILDFCKEQGIVLEAYSPLAQARRLEDPVLKEVAARVGKTPAQVMLRWSLQHGAVPTPRSSRPKRIQENFQIFDFELTTSDMKLLDGLSDGSSVMNRRNMVGWYVKDRLQKGLKRLS from the coding sequence GTGAAAAAGACACTCCGTTTGAACGCCGGCAATGCTATACCGACTCTTGGTTTTGGTACATGGCAGCTGGCCGATGGCTCCGAGACACTGCGTGCGGTAAGGGTGGCATTGGATACTGGCTATCGGTTGATAGATACTGCCAAAATTTATGGTAACGAAGCCAGCGTGGGACGGGCTATACACGAAAGTCCGGTGGCCCGCGAAGATATCTTTGTCACGACGAAATTATGGAATAGCGACCAAGGGTATGAATCGGCGCTCAAGGCATTTGCGGGGTCGCTAGAAAAACTAGGTCTTGAGTATATAGACTTATACTTGGTTCACTGGCCGGGCGACGACCTGCAGAGACGGGGCGAGAGTTGGCAGGCATTGACGGACATACACGGCACCGGAAAGGCGCGGGCTATCGGGGTCTCTAACTACGACGTTTCGCAGCTGAAAGAAGTGTTAAAAACCAGTATCCCGCCTGCTGTTAATCAGATAGAGCTCCATCCTTTCAATTATGCCCAGCAAAAACCTATACTAGATTTCTGCAAAGAGCAGGGCATTGTCCTAGAGGCTTATAGCCCACTGGCTCAAGCTCGTCGCCTAGAAGATCCGGTACTAAAAGAAGTCGCAGCCCGTGTTGGCAAAACTCCTGCTCAGGTTATGCTGCGCTGGAGTCTGCAGCATGGTGCTGTGCCTACCCCCAGATCGTCTCGGCCCAAACGTATCCAGGAAAATTTTCAGATTTTTGACTTTGAGCTGACGACCAGTGACATGAAACTGCTCGATGGCCTAAGTGACGGAAGTAGTGTCATGAATCGCAGGAATATGGTCGGCTGGTATGTGAAAGATCGCCTGCAAAAAGGCCTGAAGCGCTTGTCTTGA
- a CDS encoding DUF1761 domain-containing protein, which produces MDVQINYLAVLLAAISSMIIGAGWYAGPVFGDAWMKMVKLDKDKAQQGATVALVGAFLLALVTATTLYYVAILLQHFYLDTFFSSALRAAFLLWVGIMVPTVIMHGLFERRRKKLMALTVAHEFVAIMIMGLVIGIIGF; this is translated from the coding sequence ATGGATGTTCAGATAAACTATCTGGCGGTTCTATTGGCAGCCATATCCAGCATGATTATCGGGGCGGGGTGGTACGCTGGCCCAGTGTTTGGTGACGCTTGGATGAAGATGGTCAAACTAGACAAAGACAAGGCACAGCAGGGTGCGACTGTTGCATTGGTCGGCGCTTTTTTGTTGGCGCTGGTAACAGCGACTACCCTGTATTATGTGGCGATTTTGCTGCAGCATTTCTATTTGGACACTTTCTTTTCCTCGGCTCTGCGGGCAGCTTTTTTGCTGTGGGTTGGTATTATGGTGCCGACGGTTATCATGCACGGGTTATTCGAGCGCCGCCGTAAAAAACTGATGGCACTGACCGTTGCCCATGAATTTGTGGCCATCATGATTATGGGGTTAGTTATAGGAATTATAGGATTCTGA
- the def gene encoding peptide deformylase: MQALRRTQFGNPILRQQARRLKPSEIIETDLQQLIAAMRHTLLQKKLGIGLAAPQVGHSVAVVVIAIRPLAHRQQVEPFDLVLINPEITQTFGRRIQLYEGCISGGPGKAALFAKVPRYQKIQVKFWDKQGRLRHEIYEGLQAHVIQHETDHLNGILFVDRVVDSTTYLTYAEYMKRARKILAKQS, from the coding sequence ATGCAAGCTCTCAGGCGTACCCAATTTGGCAATCCTATTCTGCGCCAGCAGGCACGACGCCTTAAGCCGAGTGAAATTATTGAAACAGACCTGCAGCAGCTGATCGCCGCCATGCGGCATACGTTATTACAAAAGAAGCTGGGTATTGGTCTGGCAGCTCCCCAGGTTGGCCACAGTGTGGCAGTGGTGGTTATCGCTATTCGGCCCCTGGCACATCGGCAACAAGTAGAACCATTTGACCTAGTACTCATCAATCCTGAAATTACCCAGACTTTTGGCCGGCGTATTCAATTATATGAAGGCTGTATCAGCGGCGGGCCAGGCAAGGCGGCACTATTTGCCAAGGTGCCACGTTACCAAAAGATACAAGTAAAGTTTTGGGACAAGCAGGGGAGACTGCGCCATGAAATATATGAGGGACTGCAGGCGCATGTTATACAGCACGAGACAGATCACCTGAATGGCATATTGTTTGTCGACAGAGTGGTAGACAGTACGACATATCTAACTTACGCAGAGTATATGAAGCGCGCACGCAAAATCCTGGCAAAACAGTCGTAG
- a CDS encoding glycoside hydrolase family 1 protein encodes MKNDNNENDKIFPKSFFWGASTAAHQVEGGLENQWSVWERENAKELAQSAHQRLTEVPSWNEVKNRAEDPANYISGKGVGHYKQYKEDFDLLGKLNMNAYRFGIEWSRIEPEEGKWNEEAIEHYRRYIRELRSRHIEPFANLWHWTYPVWFDKKGGFQKRSNVAYFERFVQKISDELAEDLTYIITINEPNVYVTFGFIIGEWPPQQKNIFLALKVYRNLVRAHKRAYRILKKEKPMLQVGVAQQLANIQAKHPHSLFDQFSTQRMRYFWNWWFLKRIRSHQDFVGVNFYFSDYYTGLFKKDNPRVPLSDQGWYMEPEGLYPLLLRTWKHFKKPIYVTENGLADEADEYRRWWIEETIVAMQRALSEGVDLRGYFHWSLLDNFEWKFGWWPKFGLVAVDRERGMKRTIRPSAKWFANRIKDIRQS; translated from the coding sequence ATGAAGAATGATAATAATGAGAATGACAAAATTTTTCCGAAATCTTTTTTTTGGGGAGCGAGTACTGCAGCGCACCAGGTAGAAGGTGGGCTAGAAAATCAGTGGTCGGTGTGGGAGCGCGAGAACGCCAAAGAGTTGGCTCAGTCGGCGCACCAGCGCCTGACGGAGGTGCCATCGTGGAACGAGGTAAAGAACAGGGCCGAAGATCCGGCTAACTACATCTCGGGCAAGGGCGTTGGTCACTACAAACAGTACAAAGAAGATTTTGATCTGCTGGGAAAACTCAACATGAATGCCTATCGGTTCGGTATTGAATGGTCTCGGATCGAGCCAGAAGAAGGTAAGTGGAACGAAGAAGCGATCGAACACTACCGCAGATACATTCGCGAATTGCGCAGCCGGCACATCGAGCCATTCGCTAACCTGTGGCACTGGACATACCCGGTGTGGTTCGACAAAAAAGGTGGTTTTCAGAAGCGCAGCAATGTCGCGTACTTTGAGCGTTTTGTCCAAAAGATTAGCGACGAACTTGCCGAAGACCTGACTTATATCATCACGATTAATGAGCCCAATGTGTATGTAACCTTTGGCTTTATCATTGGTGAGTGGCCCCCGCAGCAGAAAAATATTTTCTTGGCCCTAAAGGTGTACCGGAACTTGGTGCGGGCTCATAAGCGCGCTTATCGCATTCTGAAAAAGGAAAAGCCCATGTTGCAGGTTGGCGTGGCGCAGCAGCTTGCCAATATTCAGGCCAAGCATCCGCATAGTCTGTTTGACCAGTTTTCGACGCAGCGCATGCGGTACTTTTGGAACTGGTGGTTTCTGAAAAGGATACGGAGTCATCAAGACTTTGTAGGGGTGAATTTTTACTTCTCGGATTACTACACGGGCCTGTTTAAGAAGGATAATCCACGGGTGCCACTGAGTGACCAAGGGTGGTATATGGAGCCGGAGGGTTTGTACCCACTGTTGCTGCGTACCTGGAAGCATTTTAAGAAGCCTATTTATGTGACAGAGAACGGCCTGGCAGATGAGGCAGACGAATACCGCCGCTGGTGGATAGAGGAGACGATTGTTGCTATGCAACGGGCTCTCAGTGAGGGAGTGGACCTGAGGGGTTATTTTCACTGGAGCCTCTTGGACAATTTTGAATGGAAGTTTGGCTGGTGGCCCAAGTTTGGGCTGGTGGCTGTTGACCGCGAGCGGGGTATGAAGCGCACCATTCGTCCCAGCGCCAAATGGTTTGCAAACCGTATCAAGGATATCAGGCAGTCGTAA